A window of Aeromicrobium duanguangcaii genomic DNA:
ACGAGGAAGATCGCCAGCTGGACCTTGACGCGCTGGGTGATCACGGGGCCACCACCGTCCCGGCCATGACGCCCGCCACCGAGTCCTCGCGCAGCGCCTGCTTGAGCGCCGCCCGCTCCGCCTCGGTCATCAGGCCGATCGTCGTGGAGAAGTCGGTCGAGAAGTCCATCGACACGTTCAGGTAGTCGCCCATCTGGTAGGCGTTCGCCTCCTCGGGCGTCCGGCCGACGAGCGCGTCCGGGAACGGGAAGGTGGGCAGCACCTCGAGGGAGCTGACCAACGCGTCGCCCGCCGACCCGAGGGAGTCCAGGATCGGCGCGAGGGCCTTGAGGTCGGCCACGACGGCTTCCTTGCTCTTGACGATGACGTCCGACCCGACGGCGCCTAGCTTGGACAGGGCCTCGAGCATCTTGACCAGATTGGCGCGCTGCTCGTTGACCGTCCGCAGAGCTGCCGGCAGGTCGTCCAGGGCGGCGTCGATGGCCTGCTTCTGGTCGTTGGTGTTCTTGGCCAGGCGGTCGATCTGCTCGATCGCGGTGACGATGTCGCCCTTGGACGCCTCGGCGACGCCGATGAACTCGTCCAGCCGGCGCACGAGCGTGCGCGTGTCGGCCTCACGGCCGGACAGGGCCGTGTTCAGCTCGCGGCTGATGACCTGGGCCTTGCCGAGCGCGCCTCCGTTGAGGACCAGCGACATGGCGGCGAGGACCTGCTCGATCTCGGGTGCGTTGCCCGAGCGAGCCAGCGGGATCACGTCGCCGTCCTCGAGCCGACCCGTGGTGCCGCCACCCTCCTCGGGCGGGGCGAGCGAGACGAACTTCTCGCCCAGGATCGACGTCTGGCGGATCGACGCCACCGACTGGTCGGGCAGGTCGACGTCGCCGTTGACCTTGACGGTGACCTTCGCGCGCCACCCGTCGAGCTCGACCTTGGTGACCCGGCCGACGGAGACGTCGTTGACCTTGACGGCGCTCTGGGGCACGAGGTCGAGGACGTCCTGGAACTCGATCACGACGGTGTACGGGTCGTCGCCGAGGTCGGCGCCACCGGGCAGCGGCAGGTCGCCCACGCTCGAGACGCAGCCCGAGACCAGGGCGATGGGCGCCACGACGGCCACCAGAGCGTGCCTGGCTCGCAGTGCGGTCATCACGACACCCCCATCACTTCGGCCAGCGGATCGGTCGAGACCGGGTCGGCCTGCTGCGCCGCCGGCTGGCCCGGTGCGGGCTTCGCCCCCGGCGCACTCTCGGCGAGCCAGCGCAGGACGTTCGTCAGCGCGTAGCAGGCGTCCTCGTACTTCTCGTTCTGCCGGCTCGCCAGCCCGCAGTAGCCGCTGATGAACTCGGCCTCGGTCAACACGGAGAACGCGCCGCTCTTGGAGCCCTTGATCGAGGCGCGCGAGTCGAGCGTGCCGGTCGTGGGGTTGTAGGCCAGCGCCAGGTTGGAGAGCGCCTTCGGGCCCTGGTCGAGGATCTTCTGCAGATCCTTGCGCTGCTTGGCCAGCGATCCGGTGACGCGCGACAGGCCCTTGACGTTCTTGCGCAGGGCCGTGCGGTTCTCGGACACGTAGGACTGGACCTGCTGCAGCGCGGTCGCCAGCTCGGCGACGGCCAGCTGCAGGTCGTCGCCCTCGTCGGCCAGGACACCCGAGACCCCGGCGAGGCTGCTGTTGAAGTCGCGGACACTCTGGTCGTTGGCCTCCAGCGCCGAGACGAAGCGCTCGATCTTCTCGACGGAGGTGAAGAGCTCGGTCTTGTTGCCGTCGACCGTCTTGGTCAGCTTCGCCAGCGCCGCGATGCTCTCGCGGATCTCGGCGCCCTTGCCGTCGAGGTTGTCGGCCGAGTTGGCCACGAGGTCGCTGAGCGTGCCGTCCTTGTTGATCCCCTTCGGACCCAGCGTCGTGGCGACGCGGTCGAGGGCGGCGTAGGTGTCGTCAAGCTCGGTGGGAGTCGCTGTCCGCGACTGGTCGAGGTGCGCGCCGTCCTCGAGCTTGGCGCCACCGGTGTACGCGGGCGTCAGCTGGACGAAGCGGTCACCGACCACCGAGGGCGACACGATGACGGCCTGGACGTCGGCC
This region includes:
- a CDS encoding MCE family protein, producing MTALRARHALVAVVAPIALVSGCVSSVGDLPLPGGADLGDDPYTVVIEFQDVLDLVPQSAVKVNDVSVGRVTKVELDGWRAKVTVKVNGDVDLPDQSVASIRQTSILGEKFVSLAPPEEGGGTTGRLEDGDVIPLARSGNAPEIEQVLAAMSLVLNGGALGKAQVISRELNTALSGREADTRTLVRRLDEFIGVAEASKGDIVTAIEQIDRLAKNTNDQKQAIDAALDDLPAALRTVNEQRANLVKMLEALSKLGAVGSDVIVKSKEAVVADLKALAPILDSLGSAGDALVSSLEVLPTFPFPDALVGRTPEEANAYQMGDYLNVSMDFSTDFSTTIGLMTEAERAALKQALREDSVAGVMAGTVVAP
- a CDS encoding MCE family protein — its product is MATVLSRLSSRTVAIVAAAVCLALVAVAAFVVLSRSDENVVTVDFDRTVSLYEGSSVRILGVTVGTVEKLTPRGQNVRARIAWDADYEVPADVQAVIVSPSVVGDRFVQLTPAYTGGAKLEDGAHLDQSRTATPTELDDTYAALDRVATTLGPKGINKDGTLSDLVANSADNLDGKGAEIRESIAALAKLTKTVDGNKTELFTSVEKIERFVSALEANDQSVRDFNSSLAGVSGVLADEGDDLQLAVAELATALQQVQSYVSENRTALRKNVKGLSRVTGSLAKQRKDLQKILDQGPKALSNLALAYNPTTGTLDSRASIKGSKSGAFSVLTEAEFISGYCGLASRQNEKYEDACYALTNVLRWLAESAPGAKPAPGQPAAQQADPVSTDPLAEVMGVS